The DNA region CGAGGGGATGGACCTGAGCAAAGTCTTCCCCGGCTCCCGCGGGCTCCGCGTGGATCAGGCCCCGTACAAGGGGGCTGGGTTCATGGGGACGCCGGAGTCGTCGGCGGCGCTGTTCAAGAACTGGCGGATCCTGCCCAACCAGATCCGCGAAATCGTCCACGCCACCACCGACATGCACCCCACCCTGGACGACGTCTCGGCCAAGGCCGGGGGCGACGCCTACGCGAACCGGTGGGCAGCGGACCGCACCGCATGGATGCGGGACGCCACCAACACACCGGCCATAGAGATCGGACAGGCCGGACGTTCCGCAGCAAGCGAGGGACTGAACCTGTCCGCGCTCCGCAGCGAGCAGGCAGCCCCAGTGACGGACGAGGACGCGACCGTGCGCGCGTTCATGGAACAGATCGACGCCCAGTTTGCGACCGCCCCGGAGCCCGGGAACGCGCCGGAGCCCCCGGCCGCGGCCTCCGGGCTGAACCTGTCCGCGCTCCGCGACGGCGACGACGAGGGCGGCCCCTCCTGGGTGGCTGACGCGGTCGCCGCGATCAAGGCGGCGGGTCCGGCCGGCATGAAGCCGTCCGCCGTCGCCGACCTCGTCCGCCGCAGCCGCCAAGCCGTACGAGCCGCGCTGAAAGCGGCGGCCGAGCGAGGCGAGCTGGTCTACCGGGACAACGGCCCGCACTCGGTCTACGTCCACCCCGATCACGCCTGAGCGGCTCACAGAGCGCTACTGGCTACTGGTTACTGGCAACTTGCCACTAGCCACTAGAAGCCCCCCCTACTGGCAACCAGAGGCTTCAACAGGGCCTTTTCCGCTTGCCAGTAACCAGTAGCCACTAACCACTACGACCACGCACCGTCACAACGCGTCGGGCGGCGCCCACCACCCCGGGTGTCGCACAACGCGTTGAAGGGAGCCCTTCGTGTACCCGGAGACCGCGTACGAGATCACCACCCTCACCCCCCAGCAGCCCACCGCACACCCCGCGATGCTGCCGACCGAGATCCCGCCCGGAGTGCAGATGGTCACCCTCCCCGGCGGCATCCGCACCCTCGCCTACACCCCGCAGCAAGCCCCGCCCGCGCCGCCGGTCCCGGTCACGCAGCCGATCCCGACATGGGCCAAGACCACTGCCCTGCTCACGCCGACGATCGGCGGGGGCGTCGCTGCCGCCGGAATCGGACTCTCCTACGCAGCCCCGGGACTGATCGCCATGAGTGAAGCCCTCTGGGCCGCCGTCGCCCTCATCGCCGCCGCAGCCATCGGCGTCCCCATGCTCCTGCGGCTCGGCCGCACCGCGGCTGGCACCGGACGCGGCACGACGCACATCACGCAGAACATCAGCGCGACCGGGATGTTCGGCAAGGCCACCGGCACCATCAACCACCACTAACCCCGGGGGTCGGTCGTGCCGCTCCTGGACTGGCGGGACGCCCGCCACTTCGACGCCACCCGGAACCTGCCGTGCGTGCTCTGCGGCAAACCCACCCCCATGCGCAGCCACGACCGCGAACCGGTCCACAAGGTCTGCGCCGAGGACTGGTGCGACCACGACCCCCACTCCAACCGCTTCCACAACTGACGGGAGCTATCCGGTGTCCCATTCCCGACTGATCATCGTCCCCCTGTCATTCCACGAAGCGTGCTCGACGATCGACCAATTCCATCGCCATCACACGCGTCCACAGGGCTGGAAGTTCGGATGGGGTGTCACGACTCCAGACGGCCAACTAGTCGGGGCTGCAACGGCAGGACGTCCCGTCGCGCGCGCCCTGTGGGACGGCTTCACCCTGGAGGTCACCCGCGTAGCCACCAACGGCACTCCCAACGCCTGCTCCGCCCTCTACGCAGCTGCTTGGAAGACCGCGTCAGCTGCCGGGTACTACCGCCTGATCACCTACACCCAGCACGGCGAACCCGGCACAAGCCTCCGTGCGGCCGGGTGGCGCCGGACAGCGGTCCTGCGACCTCGAAAGGGCTGGGACGCCCCGTCCCGGCACCGATCAGATCGCGGCACGGACGGTATAGGCCGCTACCTCTGGGAGCAGTCACGGAGCACGGCACCCGCCCTGCCTCTGGCCGAACTGCGTAACGCAATTCGAAACGAAAACACATGCGCAGCCAACGACTGCAGTAATGCCCTTGCACAAGCCTCACGCGGTCGGCCCGCCCTGTTTTGCTCCCCCGCTTGCCGTGTCCGCGCCCACCGCGCGCGCCACAACAAGCCCGCCTGAACTCCACTGGACCTGAAAGGGCGGCCCCTGTCTCACGCCAATGATCCGGGGCCGCCCTCGTCCAGCAGCTCACTCACGAGAACTGGAGAACTCC from Streptomyces sp. B1I3 includes:
- a CDS encoding XF1762 family protein gives rise to the protein MSHSRLIIVPLSFHEACSTIDQFHRHHTRPQGWKFGWGVTTPDGQLVGAATAGRPVARALWDGFTLEVTRVATNGTPNACSALYAAAWKTASAAGYYRLITYTQHGEPGTSLRAAGWRRTAVLRPRKGWDAPSRHRSDRGTDGIGRYLWEQSRSTAPALPLAELRNAIRNENTCAANDCSNALAQASRGRPALFCSPACRVRAHRARHNKPA